The sequence ATATTTTAGTTAGTCATAGACGaacacacacaggagagaaaccatatcactgtgaaatctgtggtaaaatGTTTTCCCAGACCAGCATGTTATCTACACACAGACGaatacatactggagagaaaccttacAGCTGTGATATTTCTGGTAGAACATTCTCTGTAAAAAGTACTTTATCTAGTCACAAGCGAATACATACTGGAGAGAGGCCATACcgttgtaatatttgtggtaagcAATCTGCCCAAAATAGTCATTTAACCAGTCATAAATGGACACATGCTGAAAAAAAGCCTTTtagttgtgatatttgtggcaaatcattttTACGGAATGGTGATTTACCTCGACATaggcgcattcatacaggagagaaacctttcagctgtgaaatttgtggcaaatca comes from Octopus bimaculoides isolate UCB-OBI-ISO-001 unplaced genomic scaffold, ASM119413v2 Scaffold_275061, whole genome shotgun sequence and encodes:
- the LOC128251428 gene encoding zinc finger protein 253-like, producing LLHNHKRIHTREKLYHCEICGEAFTQSNILVSHRRTHTGEKPYHCEICGKMFSQTSMLSTHRRIHTGEKPYSCDISGRTFSVKSTLSSHKRIHTGERPYRCNICGKQSAQNSHLTSHKWTHAEKKPFSCDICGKSFLRNGDLPRHRRIHTGEKPFSCEICGKSFTLNSHLSSHKK